From a single Thermoleophilia bacterium genomic region:
- the dxr gene encoding 1-deoxy-D-xylulose-5-phosphate reductoisomerase — translation MTVPSTCAGPSHILLLGSTGSIGTQALEVIAALPDATVCGLAAGRNIDLLERQAGAHGVNSVWVRDQSSANRLAARAPSLTVGSGEAGLHELIDASAAAAQHAHARFIVLNGIVGAAGLRATIAALRSGATVALANKESLVAGGPFVLEAAKRWGGVILPVDSEHSAIFQCLAGGEGGATRPPEEIEEIILTGSGGPFRGRSAADMLAVAPAEALAHPTWTMGAKISIDSATLMNKGLEVIEAHRLFEVPYERLTVLINPQSTVHSMVRFTDGAILAHLGVPDMRTPIGYALAYPQRPALPMVRRFDFLAGTLTFEAPDTEAFPCLTLAREAGRVAAAAEAAHSASLSASRHGATAARTVAAPIVLNAANEIAVQGFLEHRLRFPAIPEIVERCLTLLGDAPVTSLDDVYACDDEARRFAREAADHLS, via the coding sequence ATGACCGTGCCGTCAACATGCGCCGGCCCGTCGCATATCCTGCTTCTCGGGTCGACGGGATCCATCGGTACCCAGGCGCTCGAAGTGATCGCCGCCCTGCCCGACGCCACGGTGTGCGGTCTCGCCGCCGGCCGCAACATCGACCTGCTCGAACGACAGGCGGGCGCGCACGGCGTCAACTCGGTCTGGGTGCGCGACCAGTCAAGCGCGAACAGGCTGGCCGCGCGCGCGCCATCCCTAACCGTAGGGAGCGGAGAAGCCGGCTTGCATGAGCTGATCGACGCGTCCGCCGCCGCCGCACAGCATGCCCATGCCCGCTTCATCGTGCTCAACGGCATCGTCGGCGCCGCAGGATTGCGCGCCACCATCGCGGCCCTCCGCAGTGGCGCCACAGTGGCGCTCGCCAACAAGGAGAGCCTCGTCGCCGGCGGTCCCTTCGTGCTCGAGGCCGCGAAACGGTGGGGAGGTGTCATCCTGCCCGTCGACAGCGAGCACAGCGCCATCTTTCAGTGCCTGGCCGGGGGAGAGGGAGGAGCTACGCGCCCCCCGGAGGAGATCGAGGAGATCATACTGACGGGGTCCGGAGGTCCATTCCGCGGTCGGTCTGCGGCCGACATGCTCGCCGTGGCGCCGGCCGAAGCCCTAGCCCATCCCACGTGGACGATGGGCGCCAAGATCAGCATCGACTCGGCGACACTCATGAACAAGGGTCTCGAGGTCATCGAAGCACATCGCCTCTTCGAGGTGCCCTACGAACGCCTCACGGTCCTCATCAACCCGCAGAGCACGGTCCACAGCATGGTCCGCTTCACCGACGGCGCCATCCTCGCTCATCTCGGCGTACCCGACATGCGCACGCCCATCGGCTACGCGCTCGCCTATCCGCAACGACCCGCTCTGCCGATGGTCCGACGCTTCGACTTCCTCGCGGGCACGCTCACCTTCGAGGCCCCGGACACCGAAGCGTTCCCCTGCTTGACACTGGCTCGCGAGGCCGGCCGCGTTGCGGCCGCCGCGGAAGCCGCGCACAGCGCCAGCTTGAGCGCGTCGCGACACGGCGCCACCGCTGCACGAACCGTCGCGGCGCCGATTGTCCTCAACGCAGCCAACGAGATCGCCGTGCAGGGCTTCCTCGAACATCGACTGCGGTTCCCCGCCATCCCCGAGATCGTCGAGCGTTGCCTCACCTTGCTCGGCGACGCGCCCGTCACCAGCCTCGACGACGTCTACGCCTGCGATGACGAAGCCCGTCGTTTTGCGCGCGAGGCGGCCGATCACCTGAGCTAG
- a CDS encoding M50 family metallopeptidase: protein MDDDTRSEASAASTRRLSPWSLVLAAAVVAALIFGQWTLLIGVLGLALLITVHEFGHFIAAKAFGMRVEKFYIGFPPAALRHTWGETEYGVGIIPLGGFCKISGMTPEEEVPEGTGERAYYRKPVWQRNITIFAGPFMNFVAAAVILILFIGIQGVPTATLTIEEIVADGPAAQAGIQTGDLIVAADGTTFATWDDASSYFRAHPNETIQLTIERTAADGTTSRQTVPVHLTENPELPGAGYMGVRAGMLTEHPGPIETVRLGLEAFKGVVVGTFTGFWWLLSGKISVSGPDGAVGPVGILNVSREAVQQNWYPILLAFLSFNLGIINLLPILPFDGGHIAFNLLEKVRGKRLDAKVFERVVAFGTVLLVALFIFLTFNDVKRIVGG, encoded by the coding sequence ATGGATGACGACACCCGCTCAGAGGCGTCCGCCGCCTCGACTCGCCGCCTCAGCCCCTGGTCACTCGTTCTCGCCGCCGCAGTCGTCGCCGCGCTGATTTTCGGACAGTGGACACTCCTCATCGGCGTGCTAGGCCTGGCGCTCCTCATCACCGTTCATGAGTTCGGTCACTTCATCGCCGCGAAAGCGTTCGGTATGCGCGTCGAGAAGTTCTACATCGGATTCCCGCCGGCCGCGTTGCGCCATACGTGGGGCGAGACCGAGTACGGCGTCGGCATCATTCCGCTCGGCGGCTTCTGCAAGATCAGCGGGATGACTCCGGAAGAGGAAGTGCCCGAGGGCACCGGCGAGCGCGCTTACTACCGCAAGCCGGTCTGGCAGCGCAACATCACCATCTTCGCCGGACCGTTCATGAACTTCGTCGCCGCTGCCGTCATTCTCATCCTATTCATCGGCATCCAAGGTGTGCCCACGGCGACGCTGACCATCGAAGAGATCGTCGCCGATGGTCCCGCCGCGCAAGCGGGCATTCAGACAGGCGACCTCATCGTCGCCGCCGACGGCACCACATTCGCGACATGGGACGACGCATCCTCGTACTTTCGCGCGCACCCCAACGAGACCATCCAACTGACCATCGAACGCACCGCTGCGGACGGCACAACCTCACGCCAAACCGTCCCCGTGCATCTCACCGAGAACCCTGAGCTTCCCGGTGCCGGGTATATGGGTGTGCGCGCTGGCATGCTCACCGAGCATCCAGGTCCAATCGAGACGGTGAGACTCGGCCTCGAGGCATTCAAGGGCGTTGTGGTCGGTACGTTTACCGGCTTCTGGTGGCTGCTCAGCGGGAAGATCAGTGTCTCCGGCCCCGACGGAGCCGTGGGACCGGTAGGAATCCTCAACGTCAGCCGCGAGGCAGTGCAGCAGAACTGGTACCCAATTCTGCTCGCCTTCCTCAGCTTCAACCTCGGCATCATCAACCTCCTGCCGATCCTGCCTTTTGACGGCGGGCACATCGCCTTCAATCTCCTCGAGAAGGTGCGAGGCAAGCGCCTGGACGCCAAGGTCTTCGAGCGCGTCGTGGCCTTCGGGACAGTCCTACTGGTCGCGCTGTTCATCTTTCTCACCTTCAACGATGTCAAGCGCATCGTCGGTGGGTAG
- a CDS encoding NAD-dependent epimerase/dehydratase family protein: MGRGRSQVPEEREGRPILVTGGAGFIGSHLVKALLTSGHSVRVLDDFSTGNTANLSGVEALAAAHNVRFQLLHGDVRDDFRVRDAVSSCRAVAHLAAVASVARSVEDPVGANSVTHGGTVNVVRRAVEAEVPRVVLASSCAVYGDPQSLPVAETAALCPMSPYAQAKLAAEEVCSSAAHAGQATAVALRFFNVYGPRQDPSSEYSGVISRFMHAASHGDGVTIYGDGLQTRDFVYVDDVVDAVLRALFRPLTGYSLMNVGSGVESSLLDLLSRIQELCGRTVARDRRPAREGDIRHSRADAGRAAWVLGWRPHSSLADGLAATWSWHTTAANQPPAGA; this comes from the coding sequence GTGGGTAGAGGCCGATCCCAAGTCCCGGAAGAGCGCGAAGGACGGCCGATCCTCGTTACCGGGGGCGCCGGCTTCATTGGGTCGCACCTCGTCAAGGCACTGCTGACGTCCGGTCACAGCGTACGCGTCCTCGACGACTTCAGCACCGGAAACACCGCCAATCTCTCGGGTGTGGAGGCGCTGGCGGCTGCGCACAACGTCCGCTTCCAGCTTCTCCACGGCGACGTGCGCGACGACTTCCGCGTGCGCGACGCCGTGAGCTCCTGCCGAGCGGTGGCGCACCTTGCGGCTGTTGCCTCAGTCGCCCGCTCTGTTGAGGACCCTGTCGGCGCGAACAGCGTGACCCACGGCGGCACGGTTAACGTAGTTCGCCGTGCCGTCGAAGCCGAAGTCCCGCGCGTCGTCCTCGCGTCAAGCTGCGCGGTGTACGGCGATCCTCAGAGCTTGCCGGTCGCCGAGACCGCCGCGCTATGCCCCATGAGCCCCTACGCGCAAGCCAAACTCGCCGCCGAGGAAGTATGCTCAAGCGCCGCTCACGCCGGCCAAGCCACCGCCGTCGCCCTGCGCTTCTTCAACGTCTACGGTCCTCGCCAAGATCCCAGCTCTGAGTACTCCGGGGTCATCAGTCGTTTCATGCACGCCGCCAGCCACGGAGACGGAGTTACCATCTACGGCGACGGCCTCCAAACGCGTGACTTCGTCTACGTCGACGACGTTGTCGATGCCGTCCTCCGAGCGCTCTTTCGTCCGCTCACGGGGTATTCGCTGATGAACGTGGGCTCCGGTGTGGAGTCGAGTCTCCTCGATCTACTCAGCCGGATCCAAGAACTCTGCGGTCGCACCGTCGCCCGCGACCGGCGACCAGCACGAGAGGGCGACATCCGCCATTCGCGTGCCGATGCCGGCCGCGCAGCCTGGGTGCTCGGCTGGCGGCCACACTCGAGCTTGGCCGACGGATTGGCCGCCACGTGGTCTTGGCACACAACTGCCGCCAACCAGCCGCCAGCCGGTGCCTAG
- the ispG gene encoding flavodoxin-dependent (E)-4-hydroxy-3-methylbut-2-enyl-diphosphate synthase, translating into MPSTREIQLGPVRVGGGSPVVVQSMTCTRTGDATATLAQVEALAAAGCELVRVTLPSVHDVPSFTRVVRESRLPIIADIHFDWRLAMAAIEAGAAGIRINPGTMNERHVHEIVRAAANTGDHPVAIRIGVNSGSLPRDLRDRATHSPDEALVEAALRWAHLFDAWEFSAYKLSVKSSSVPATIAAYRLLATQTEAPLHVGVTEAGTLWGGTIKSAVGIGALLADGIGDTIRVSLTGDPVQEVRVAWKILAALDLRRRGPDIISCPTCGRTEIDIVSLAQEVEARFEREPEFATRSFSVAVMGCCVNGPEEAKHADFGIAAGAGGGQLFAHGERVATLPAGDLLEALLELVRSRLAVSPSDS; encoded by the coding sequence GTGCCTAGTACCCGCGAAATCCAGCTCGGACCGGTCAGGGTCGGCGGCGGCTCGCCCGTCGTCGTTCAATCCATGACGTGCACGCGCACCGGAGACGCCACCGCCACGCTCGCCCAAGTCGAAGCTCTCGCCGCCGCCGGCTGCGAGCTCGTACGCGTCACCCTCCCGAGCGTACACGACGTCCCCTCGTTCACACGCGTCGTGCGTGAGTCGCGGCTGCCCATCATCGCTGACATCCATTTCGATTGGCGCCTGGCCATGGCCGCCATCGAGGCCGGCGCCGCAGGCATCCGAATCAATCCCGGCACAATGAACGAGCGGCACGTCCACGAGATCGTGCGTGCCGCGGCGAACACCGGGGACCATCCTGTGGCTATCCGCATCGGCGTCAACTCGGGGTCACTCCCACGCGACTTGCGCGATCGAGCCACGCACAGCCCGGACGAAGCCCTCGTGGAGGCCGCGCTTCGGTGGGCACACCTGTTCGACGCCTGGGAGTTCTCTGCCTACAAGCTCAGCGTCAAGAGCTCCAGCGTTCCCGCCACAATCGCCGCCTACCGTCTCCTCGCGACGCAGACCGAGGCGCCTCTCCACGTCGGTGTCACGGAAGCAGGAACGCTGTGGGGAGGAACGATCAAGAGCGCCGTCGGCATCGGCGCACTCCTGGCCGACGGCATCGGCGATACGATCCGGGTGAGTCTCACCGGCGATCCCGTGCAGGAGGTCCGTGTCGCCTGGAAGATCCTCGCCGCGCTCGACTTGCGCCGCCGCGGCCCAGACATCATCAGCTGTCCGACCTGCGGACGCACCGAGATCGACATCGTGAGCCTCGCTCAGGAGGTCGAGGCTCGGTTCGAGCGAGAGCCCGAGTTCGCGACCCGATCGTTCAGCGTCGCCGTGATGGGTTGCTGCGTCAACGGGCCCGAGGAGGCCAAGCACGCCGACTTCGGCATCGCCGCGGGGGCAGGAGGCGGCCAGCTCTTTGCCCACGGAGAGCGTGTGGCGACGCTGCCTGCCGGCGATCTCCTTGAAGCACTCCTCGAACTCGTGCGCTCGCGACTCGCCGTGTCGCCATCAGACTCGTAA
- a CDS encoding GDP-L-fucose synthase has translation MASSFALSTNSRIFVSGHRGLVGSSIVRALRASGYSCVLTADRAAVDLTDQRATSRFLADARPDVVVLAAAKVGGIRANWEQPWEFLCENLQIETNVIAGAFAVGVRRLVFLGSSCIYPRDAEQPLREEALLSGPLEETNRAYAVAKIAGIEACRSLNREYDTDYISLMPTNLYGPGDNFDLSTSHVLPALIRKFHEAKANGHAPVRLWGRGVALREFLHVDDLGEAVVFCLERVHAADVPDGILNVGCGSDLSIRDLAGKVQEVVGHRGPVEWDASMPDGTPRKLMDSGRLRTFGWRPRISLDEGLASTYNWYVANVADHASTRSE, from the coding sequence ATGGCGTCCTCGTTCGCGCTGTCCACCAACTCCCGCATCTTCGTTTCCGGCCACCGTGGCCTGGTCGGCAGCTCGATCGTACGCGCGCTGCGGGCGTCAGGGTATTCGTGTGTACTGACCGCCGATCGCGCGGCGGTCGACCTCACCGACCAGCGGGCCACCAGTCGCTTTCTTGCCGACGCGCGACCAGACGTCGTCGTCCTCGCCGCCGCCAAGGTCGGAGGGATCCGCGCCAACTGGGAGCAGCCGTGGGAGTTCCTCTGCGAGAACTTGCAGATCGAGACCAACGTCATCGCTGGCGCTTTCGCGGTTGGCGTCCGGCGACTCGTCTTCTTGGGAAGCTCCTGTATCTATCCGAGAGACGCCGAGCAGCCGCTCAGGGAGGAGGCGCTCTTGAGTGGCCCGCTCGAAGAAACCAATCGCGCCTACGCGGTCGCCAAGATCGCGGGCATCGAGGCGTGCCGCAGTCTCAATCGCGAGTATGACACCGACTACATCTCGCTGATGCCCACGAATCTCTACGGCCCCGGCGACAACTTCGACCTCTCCACGAGTCACGTGCTGCCAGCGCTCATCCGCAAGTTCCACGAAGCCAAAGCAAACGGTCACGCACCCGTTCGACTCTGGGGCAGGGGTGTTGCCCTGCGAGAATTCCTTCACGTAGACGATCTCGGTGAGGCAGTAGTGTTCTGCCTGGAACGCGTCCACGCCGCAGACGTCCCCGACGGCATCTTGAACGTCGGCTGCGGATCAGACCTCTCCATACGCGACCTGGCCGGCAAAGTGCAAGAAGTCGTGGGTCACCGCGGGCCCGTGGAATGGGATGCCAGCATGCCCGACGGAACCCCGCGCAAACTCATGGACAGCGGCCGCCTGCGCACCTTTGGGTGGCGGCCGCGCATCTCACTCGATGAGGGCCTCGCAAGCACCTACAACTGGTACGTCGCCAATGTCGCCGACCATGCAAGCACGAGGAGCGAATGA
- the gmd gene encoding GDP-mannose 4,6-dehydratase, which produces MTKTALITGVTGQDGAYLAEHLLELGYTVHGIKRRSSLITTDRVDHLYQDPHIPGGRFFMHYGDMTDATNLIRIVQETQPDEIYNLAAQSHVQVSFETPEYTANADALGTLRLLESIRILHLEDRVRFYQASTSEMFGLVAESPQRETTPFYPRSPYGAAKVYGYWITVNYREAYGLHASNGILFNHESPIRGETFVTRKITRAVARIVLGLESTLWLGNLDSRRDWGHARDYVTAMHLMLQQDNPDDYVIASGEQHSVREFVLYAFARAGITLRFEGSAAEERAVVDAIDTALLEEARGEYAPPNNAEPLRRGATLVCVDPRYYRPTEVATLLGDPSKAAAKLGWRATTSLADLIAEMVASDLVEARRDALNRSRGFAIKTPRE; this is translated from the coding sequence ATGACGAAGACGGCGCTCATCACCGGCGTCACCGGCCAGGACGGCGCCTATCTCGCCGAGCACCTCCTTGAGCTGGGCTACACGGTCCACGGCATCAAGCGCCGCTCAAGCCTCATCACCACCGACCGCGTCGATCACCTCTACCAGGATCCACACATCCCCGGTGGCCGCTTCTTCATGCACTACGGCGACATGACCGACGCCACCAATCTCATCCGCATCGTGCAAGAGACGCAGCCGGACGAGATCTACAACCTTGCCGCTCAGAGTCATGTGCAGGTGAGCTTCGAGACACCCGAGTACACCGCCAACGCCGACGCTCTAGGCACGTTGCGCCTTCTCGAGTCGATCCGCATCTTGCACCTGGAGGATCGCGTGCGCTTCTACCAGGCTTCCACAAGCGAGATGTTCGGCCTCGTCGCCGAGAGCCCCCAGCGCGAGACCACACCGTTCTACCCGCGCAGCCCCTACGGGGCCGCCAAGGTGTACGGCTACTGGATCACCGTCAACTACCGCGAAGCGTACGGGCTCCACGCCAGCAACGGCATCTTGTTCAACCACGAGAGCCCCATTCGCGGCGAGACGTTCGTAACACGCAAGATCACGCGCGCAGTCGCGCGCATCGTGCTCGGACTCGAGTCGACGCTGTGGCTCGGCAATCTCGACTCACGACGCGACTGGGGACACGCTCGCGACTATGTAACGGCCATGCATCTCATGCTGCAACAGGACAACCCCGACGACTACGTCATCGCCAGCGGCGAGCAGCACAGCGTGCGCGAGTTCGTCCTCTACGCGTTTGCCCGCGCCGGCATCACGCTGCGCTTCGAAGGAAGCGCAGCGGAAGAGCGCGCTGTCGTCGACGCCATCGACACGGCACTCCTGGAGGAAGCACGCGGCGAGTACGCCCCGCCAAACAACGCCGAGCCGCTGCGGCGCGGCGCAACGCTCGTATGCGTCGATCCGCGCTACTATCGCCCCACCGAAGTCGCAACACTCTTGGGCGATCCCAGCAAGGCCGCGGCCAAACTCGGGTGGCGCGCCACCACAAGTCTGGCCGATCTGATTGCAGAGATGGTCGCGTCCGACCTGGTAGAGGCCCGCCGCGACGCCCTCAACCGCAGCCGCGGTTTCGCCATCAAGACGCCGCGCGAGTGA
- a CDS encoding proline--tRNA ligase codes for MRASQLLLPTVKEDPAGAEAISHKLMVRAGLIRQLAAGIYVYLPAGWRVIQKIATVIREEMNGIGCQEMLMPVLNPAEIWQQSGRWTAIGEELFRLQDRKGTDMALAMTHEEVITWLAAREVQSYKQLPQLWYHIQTKERDEARPKSGVLRTREFLMKDSYSLDADIEGLQASYAKHIEAYNRIFVRCGVECMMVEGDSGMMGGSVSHEFMARADAGEDEIVYCSSCGYAANTETARAGDESEPPASETAGLPIDLTCDALLSTPDVRTIQQVAAFLELPERAFVKALVVVAEPGDGRSGGPLMVLLRGDHEVSELKLRKAIGAQFRLAAADEVLAAQGIEPGFVGPLPTTLPIFADDVLRRGSYVAGANRADHHRGGVTPSRIPGVTFADLRTARAADACPSCGDTLRGARVIEVGNIFQLGTKYSSPMGATFLDEGGNEQPIVMGSYGIGLARIAAAAIEQHHDANGIIWPQSIAPFHVHLVVVRSSDGVQKALADAIYRDTTAAGFDVLYDDRDMSPGPKFKDADLLGCPAQVIVGKRAPEGLVELKRRESGERRDIAADKLVAALEECLNKR; via the coding sequence ATGCGCGCCAGCCAGCTTCTACTGCCCACCGTCAAAGAGGATCCGGCCGGCGCCGAAGCCATCAGCCACAAGCTGATGGTGCGCGCCGGCCTTATACGCCAACTCGCGGCCGGCATCTACGTCTACCTGCCGGCCGGTTGGCGCGTCATCCAGAAGATCGCCACTGTGATCCGCGAGGAGATGAACGGTATCGGCTGCCAGGAGATGCTCATGCCGGTCTTGAACCCGGCGGAGATCTGGCAGCAATCGGGGCGTTGGACGGCCATCGGCGAAGAGCTCTTTCGCCTCCAAGACCGCAAGGGCACCGACATGGCGCTCGCCATGACTCACGAAGAAGTGATCACCTGGCTGGCGGCGCGCGAGGTCCAGAGCTACAAGCAGTTGCCCCAGCTCTGGTATCACATCCAGACCAAGGAGCGTGACGAGGCGCGGCCAAAGAGCGGCGTGCTGCGCACGCGTGAGTTCCTGATGAAAGACTCGTACAGCCTCGACGCCGACATCGAGGGCCTGCAAGCGAGCTACGCAAAGCATATCGAGGCGTACAACCGCATCTTCGTGCGCTGCGGCGTCGAATGCATGATGGTCGAGGGAGACTCGGGCATGATGGGCGGATCGGTGAGCCACGAGTTCATGGCGCGCGCGGACGCGGGAGAAGACGAGATCGTCTACTGCTCCTCGTGCGGCTACGCCGCCAACACCGAGACGGCGCGTGCCGGCGACGAGAGCGAGCCTCCCGCCTCCGAGACGGCAGGGCTGCCAATCGACCTCACCTGCGATGCGCTTCTCTCCACACCGGATGTCAGAACCATCCAGCAGGTCGCGGCGTTCCTCGAGTTGCCGGAGCGTGCGTTCGTCAAAGCGCTCGTCGTCGTCGCAGAACCGGGGGACGGGAGATCGGGCGGACCCCTGATGGTACTCCTGCGAGGAGATCACGAGGTCAGCGAGCTCAAACTGCGCAAAGCGATCGGGGCACAGTTCCGGCTCGCAGCCGCCGACGAAGTGCTCGCTGCCCAAGGCATCGAACCGGGCTTCGTCGGGCCGCTGCCGACAACTCTGCCCATCTTCGCCGACGACGTGCTGCGCCGGGGTTCCTACGTCGCCGGCGCCAACCGCGCCGACCATCACCGCGGGGGCGTGACTCCTTCTCGCATTCCGGGAGTTACTTTCGCCGACCTTCGCACGGCGCGCGCCGCCGACGCCTGCCCATCATGCGGCGACACGCTGCGAGGCGCTCGGGTGATCGAGGTGGGCAACATCTTCCAGTTGGGAACCAAGTACTCCTCGCCCATGGGCGCGACGTTCCTCGACGAAGGAGGGAACGAGCAGCCAATCGTCATGGGCAGCTACGGCATCGGGCTGGCACGAATCGCCGCCGCGGCGATCGAACAGCATCACGACGCCAACGGCATCATATGGCCGCAGAGTATTGCCCCGTTCCACGTGCACCTCGTCGTGGTGCGCAGTTCGGACGGAGTGCAAAAGGCACTGGCCGACGCGATCTACCGCGACACCACCGCCGCCGGCTTCGACGTCCTGTACGACGACCGCGACATGAGTCCGGGACCGAAGTTCAAGGACGCGGATCTGCTCGGCTGTCCCGCTCAGGTAATCGTCGGCAAGCGGGCTCCTGAAGGCCTCGTCGAACTGAAGCGCCGAGAATCCGGAGAGCGCCGCGACATCGCCGCCGACAAACTCGTCGCGGCTCTCGAGGAGTGCCTGAACAAGCGTTGA
- a CDS encoding DUF4325 domain-containing protein, protein MSTTIRMAHWGPVLFGRQHGAQVRAELSAAIHGWHDVLFDFEGVENMSLSFADECFGELLHALASDPARPSIRFAHVPADMRASLLFTTRPRVAA, encoded by the coding sequence ATGTCAACGACGATCAGAATGGCTCATTGGGGACCCGTGCTCTTCGGTCGTCAGCACGGCGCCCAAGTGAGAGCAGAGCTCTCTGCTGCCATTCACGGCTGGCACGACGTGCTCTTTGATTTTGAGGGCGTCGAGAACATGTCTCTGTCGTTCGCAGACGAGTGCTTCGGCGAACTCCTGCATGCCCTCGCGTCGGACCCTGCGCGTCCCAGCATCAGGTTCGCCCACGTGCCTGCGGACATGCGTGCGTCCCTGCTGTTCACGACTAGACCGAGGGTAGCAGCCTAG
- a CDS encoding AAA family ATPase produces the protein MSSDAETPTPLLRCLADVQQRAVSWLWPRRIPEAMPSVLFGPTGLGKSHMWTDIVARVSIGALWPDEGRATVANCVIMSAEDDAETVIVPRLKYAGADLHRVFVFPSVAAFDERGRRAFSVHEDAARLEEEIKRVSARLAIIDPITAYLRGVDSKTTTEVREVLAVVDDVARRTGAAILCVSHPNKSNGAATPAIHRLTGSSAFGDAPRSVMAVVSDPEDEDRRLLLPVKLNIARRPEGLGFRIVADSPDTCDSGVQWDSDPVSVDADEAFGSPHVDSPAIERAKDFLLGQLADGEWHAAKELIEAAVARGISERTLQRARGRMSVEWRKDAFGGGNLWRLAEDTAEPSSPIPTANTPLAPLAVIGRH, from the coding sequence ATGAGCAGCGACGCCGAAACGCCGACTCCGCTCCTTCGCTGCCTTGCCGACGTGCAACAGCGCGCGGTTTCATGGCTGTGGCCGCGACGCATCCCCGAAGCTATGCCCTCCGTTCTGTTCGGCCCCACGGGGCTGGGCAAGTCGCACATGTGGACAGACATTGTGGCGCGCGTCTCCATCGGCGCGTTGTGGCCGGACGAAGGCCGCGCGACCGTCGCAAACTGCGTCATCATGAGCGCCGAAGACGACGCCGAGACCGTCATCGTGCCGCGCTTGAAGTACGCCGGTGCCGACCTACATCGGGTTTTCGTCTTTCCGAGTGTGGCCGCCTTCGACGAACGCGGTCGGCGGGCGTTCTCCGTTCACGAAGACGCGGCCCGCCTAGAGGAAGAGATCAAACGGGTATCCGCCCGGCTCGCGATCATAGACCCCATAACAGCTTACCTGCGTGGCGTCGACTCGAAGACGACGACGGAGGTTCGCGAGGTTCTCGCCGTCGTCGACGACGTAGCCCGCCGCACGGGCGCGGCGATCCTATGCGTCAGTCATCCGAACAAGAGCAACGGCGCGGCGACCCCCGCGATTCATCGGCTCACCGGTAGTTCTGCGTTTGGCGACGCGCCGCGTTCTGTCATGGCCGTTGTCAGCGATCCAGAAGACGAAGATCGGCGCCTGCTTCTGCCCGTGAAGCTGAACATCGCCCGGCGGCCGGAGGGGCTCGGCTTTCGCATCGTCGCCGACAGTCCCGACACCTGCGACAGCGGCGTGCAGTGGGATTCGGACCCCGTATCCGTGGACGCTGACGAAGCTTTCGGCTCGCCACATGTCGATAGTCCCGCTATCGAGCGCGCTAAGGACTTCCTGCTCGGGCAACTCGCCGATGGTGAGTGGCACGCCGCGAAAGAACTCATTGAAGCCGCCGTCGCCCGCGGTATCAGCGAACGGACGCTGCAACGAGCACGGGGGCGGATGTCCGTGGAGTGGCGCAAAGATGCCTTCGGAGGCGGCAACCTCTGGCGACTTGCTGAAGACACGGCAGAGCCGAGCTCGCCAATCCCGACAGCCAACACCCCCTTGGCGCCATTGGCCGTCATTGGGCGCCATTAG
- a CDS encoding helix-turn-helix domain-containing protein, which translates to MPKTHDTFDPAAPLNSCEATAAFLGLSRGLVYQQAREGGLPAIRIGSRIMVKTAPLLASLGVEPR; encoded by the coding sequence ATGCCCAAGACGCATGACACATTTGATCCCGCGGCGCCGCTCAACTCGTGCGAGGCGACAGCCGCGTTCCTGGGGCTTTCTCGTGGCCTTGTCTATCAGCAAGCCCGCGAAGGCGGTCTACCCGCGATCCGTATCGGGTCACGGATCATGGTCAAGACCGCGCCGCTGCTGGCGTCGCTTGGGGTGGAGCCGCGATGA
- a CDS encoding helix-turn-helix transcriptional regulator, with amino-acid sequence MLRLAQERRKKGLSQAGLARLTGIHPAAISQLESGVAHPWPGWKARLARALEVSGDELFEEVDDAQDA; translated from the coding sequence ATGCTGCGATTGGCTCAGGAACGCAGGAAGAAGGGGCTCAGCCAAGCGGGACTCGCGCGGCTCACGGGGATACACCCGGCGGCGATCAGTCAGCTTGAGAGTGGAGTTGCGCACCCTTGGCCAGGGTGGAAGGCGCGACTTGCTCGCGCCCTGGAGGTTTCAGGCGACGAACTCTTCGAAGAGGTGGACGATGCCCAAGACGCATGA